One window of Natrinema sp. SYSU A 869 genomic DNA carries:
- a CDS encoding IS630 family transposase (programmed frameshift): MDHLDEISVEELQDALDNVEGNKPTQRLLAAIAYKNGVTQTELAEWHDTGRRTIYSWLTRLDTDESLEQAVTDAHRSGRKRKLSEKEQKEFEETVHESPANVGVDAPAWTPALVQQYLDETYNVEYSIPSCRRLLKEAGLSYQIPRRTAAEADAEEEETFREELKKKRREMDATVVCIDQTKKSVQVEPRAAWFPRGTRPSVELSGQRDWTCLLGAITEDGDRFFSRFEEYVTAEHTKHFILALCKEFEDNLIIVLDGAPYFQASAVTDLAVRDDLAFVTLPAYSPELNPVEECWRQLQADLSNRFFDSLTELTIAIDTALDQLSIPRVSNYF; this comes from the exons ATGGACCATCTCGACGAAATATCTGTCGAAGAACTTCAAGATGCTCTCGACAACGTCGAGGGAAACAAGCCGACACAGCGGTTACTAGCAGCAATTGCGTACAAAAACGGTGTGACACAGACCGAACTAGCAGAGTGGCACGACACTGGCCGACGAACAATCTACAGTTGGCTCACGCGACTCGACACTGACGAGTCGCTTGAGCAGGCCGTTACTGATGCTCATCGATCTGGGAGAAAACGAAAGCTCTCGGAAAAAGAGCAAAAAGAATTCGAAGAAACTGTCCACGAATCACCAGCGAACGTTGGAGTTGACGCGCCGGCGTGGACGCCGGCGCTCGTCCAGCAGTATCTCGACGAAACCTACAATGTCGAGTACTCAATCCCGAGCTGCCGGCGGTTGCTCAAAGAAGCGGGATTGAGCTATCAAATACCACGCCGTACAGCCGCTGAAGCAGATGCTGAGGAGGAAGAAACGTTCCGCGAGGAACTCA AAAAAAAGCGGCGGGAGATGGACGCCACAGTAGTCTGTATCGATCAAACCAAGAAATCTGTGCAAGTTGAGCCGCGTGCCGCGTGGTTTCCGCGCGGCACGCGGCCATCCGTCGAATTGTCTGGACAACGCGACTGGACGTGTTTGTTGGGCGCGATCACCGAGGACGGTGATCGCTTTTTCTCCCGGTTCGAAGAGTACGTCACCGCCGAACACACAAAACATTTCATTCTCGCGTTATGCAAAGAGTTCGAAGACAATTTGATTATCGTGCTAGATGGTGCGCCGTACTTCCAGGCGTCGGCCGTCACGGACCTAGCGGTCCGCGACGACCTCGCCTTTGTCACGTTACCGGCGTACTCTCCTGAACTCAATCCAGTCGAGGAGTGCTGGAGACAACTCCAAGCGGATCTTAGCAATCGGTTCTTTGATTCACTTACTGAACTCACAATAGCAATCGACACCGCTCTTGACCAACTCTCTATTCCTAGGGTGAGTAATTACTTCTAA
- a CDS encoding IS5 family transposase, with protein MAKQALGKHAGEPASGGFARWVHVVLHCFRLEEGHSYRETPNRLEYMTEIRDILGLDRDDLPEYTTIYKSFDRLKMWVWRALLRVSAQQHPQSGHAALDSTFFDRRSASSYYRQRSGSTVQTLKVTTLTDRESLAVLDVHISARWKHDTKTGPQVVRVPADDLLSVAADKAFHNWVTKYEFYALGVDPLILQRGSRPLTVGHNALIRAKGYSQRWMAETSYSTTKRSLGDAVRALGWYRQFREIVLMFALINIEPLCESL; from the coding sequence ATAGCCAAACAAGCGTTGGGGAAGCACGCGGGCGAGCCCGCCAGCGGCGGGTTCGCCCGCTGGGTCCATGTCGTACTGCACTGTTTTCGACTCGAAGAGGGCCACAGCTACCGCGAAACGCCGAATCGACTGGAGTACATGACTGAGATTCGTGATATACTCGGCCTAGATCGGGACGATCTGCCGGAGTACACGACGATCTACAAGTCGTTCGACCGGCTGAAAATGTGGGTATGGCGGGCGTTGCTGCGCGTTTCCGCGCAGCAACACCCGCAGTCTGGCCACGCAGCACTCGACAGCACGTTCTTCGACCGACGTTCAGCCTCATCGTACTACCGCCAGCGGTCGGGAAGTACCGTTCAAACGCTGAAAGTGACGACATTAACCGACAGGGAGTCCCTTGCTGTTCTTGACGTCCATATCTCGGCCCGGTGGAAACACGATACGAAGACCGGGCCGCAGGTCGTCCGCGTTCCGGCGGACGACCTGCTGTCCGTCGCGGCGGACAAAGCGTTCCACAACTGGGTCACAAAATATGAGTTCTACGCGCTCGGTGTCGATCCACTCATTTTACAGCGTGGATCGAGACCGCTCACGGTAGGACATAACGCACTCATCCGGGCAAAAGGCTACTCTCAGCGCTGGATGGCTGAAACCTCGTACTCAACAACGAAGCGCTCGCTCGGCGATGCCGTGCGAGCGCTGGGCTGGTATCGACAGTTCCGTGAGATCGTCTTGATGTTCGCCCTCATCAACATTGAACCGCTGTGTGAATCGCTCTAA
- a CDS encoding IS5 family transposase has protein sequence MTQISRFIGAVVPIAQNVTGDGDESAAPKGGGGFTDYALVSLHCLRIYLDTSYRMTIDLLKEMPQITGEIGLDTADLPAPSTLCKAFDRIEMSVCRVLLCQSAQLHDLSEHAAIDATFYERDRASRHYCQRTNYRVQTLKVTKLVDTATQAVLDLHCSTTLEGSDADLCEQIARRNAGDLRSLAADKGYDKQQLRERLRELDIRPLIKHRIFAPYDHAHNARIDEDRYAQRSMAETVNSAVKRSLGYAVRARSWYREFREISLMCVVYNIKRAVKQ, from the coding sequence ATGACCCAAATCTCCCGCTTCATTGGGGCAGTTGTGCCGATTGCTCAAAACGTTACTGGCGATGGAGACGAATCCGCCGCCCCGAAAGGTGGCGGCGGATTCACCGACTATGCCCTCGTTTCCCTGCATTGTCTGCGGATTTACCTCGATACGTCCTATCGAATGACGATCGATCTGCTGAAGGAAATGCCGCAAATAACAGGGGAGATCGGCCTTGATACGGCCGATCTCCCCGCACCATCTACGCTGTGTAAGGCGTTTGATCGGATCGAGATGAGCGTTTGTCGAGTGTTGCTGTGCCAGTCGGCGCAGCTACACGACCTCTCTGAGCACGCTGCGATCGACGCTACGTTCTATGAACGAGATCGTGCAAGCCGTCACTACTGTCAACGAACGAATTATCGCGTTCAGACGCTCAAAGTAACCAAACTCGTCGATACAGCAACGCAAGCTGTGCTTGATCTTCACTGCTCGACGACGTTAGAAGGCAGCGACGCAGATCTCTGTGAGCAGATCGCCCGCCGGAACGCGGGCGATCTGCGGTCTCTAGCCGCTGATAAGGGCTATGACAAGCAACAACTCCGCGAACGACTCCGTGAACTCGACATTCGCCCGCTGATCAAACACCGGATCTTCGCTCCGTACGATCACGCACACAACGCCCGCATTGATGAAGATCGGTACGCTCAGCGGTCAATGGCCGAAACCGTCAACTCAGCCGTCAAGCGCTCGCTCGGCTACGCCGTGCGAGCGCGTAGCTGGTATCGAGAGTTCCGTGAAATTTCTCTGATGTGTGTCGTCTACAACATCAAACGTGCCGTCAAACAGTGA